A portion of the Candidatus Auribacterota bacterium genome contains these proteins:
- the dtd gene encoding D-aminoacyl-tRNA deacylase: MRAVIQRVKKAAVHVGKETVSEIGAGLLILLGVAADDSEANAVYLAGKIAHLRVFEDEGGKMNLSLKETGGEALVVSQFTLYGDCRKGRRPSFAEAADPAKGEALYEKFIACLREEGLTVRTGRFGAKMLVKIDNDGPVTFIVES, from the coding sequence ATGAGAGCGGTGATACAGCGGGTAAAAAAGGCGGCAGTCCATGTGGGAAAAGAGACTGTCAGTGAGATCGGGGCAGGCCTGCTCATCCTCCTCGGCGTGGCGGCGGATGACAGCGAGGCCAATGCCGTCTATCTCGCTGGGAAGATCGCACACCTGCGCGTTTTTGAAGATGAGGGGGGCAAGATGAACCTCTCGCTCAAGGAGACCGGCGGCGAGGCGCTCGTGGTCTCCCAGTTCACGCTCTACGGGGATTGCCGCAAGGGCCGGCGCCCGAGCTTCGCCGAGGCGGCCGATCCTGCCAAGGGAGAAGCGCTCTATGAGAAATTCATAGCCTGCCTGCGAGAGGAAGGGTTGACGGTGCGCACCGGCCGGTTCGGCGCGAAGATGCTTGTGAAGATAGACAACGACGGGCCGGTGACGTTTATTGTTGAGAGTTGA